The Polaromonas sp. SP1 DNA window CGGTGCACCGCACCCCGGAGCGGATCATCCGGATTGACGGCCGTCATCGTACGAATGACAGGGCCGGCTGTCTGTAGCACGTATGCGCTACAGCAGGCTTCCTGGAATTTATGGAGTGAAATCAGGCTGAAGCCCAATGCAGGCATAGGGATTTCGCTATCAAAAATGTAGCAACTACCCGACCTCAACTTTGCGTGCCGCCTAGCATTCATCGGCGTCAAAGCCCACCGGCATGCGCACACCGCAGCCCTCGACGCGTGTCGCAGTGCCTTCTGGTCTATCGCCCACGCTGCGTTGTTGCCGCGGGTTCAAAAGGTTTTCACCCTGCTCGGCCTGCATGCCTTGCAACACGGCGCTGTACTGCGCCATCAGTTCACCGCCCGAAGTGCTTGTGGCGACGGGCAGCGGTGTCCCGCCCACCCACACGCCGTTGACCCGCAGCGTGACCACGCCTGTTCCGGCGTTGATGGCCGAGCCCGCGCCGAAGTTGATGCCGGCCGCGCCGGCCTGGCGGTCGGCTGGTAACGCGCCGGCATCCCCGGCGGATGCGGTGAAGGCGCCGTTGGCCGTATTGATCACGCTGTTGAGGTTGATGTTGCGCCCGGCTTGCAAGTTCAGTGCGCCGCCTGCGGTGCCTGCCACGTTGATGTTCGAGTTCACCGTGATGTCGTTGCTGGCCTGCAGCGTGACCGCCGTGCCGCCGGCCAGTGTGGCGCTGAGGGCGGAGGGGTTGAAGCTCATGGTCTGGCCTGTGCCGTTGGCATAGCTGATGCCGCGCGGTGTGCCCATCAGCACCTGGCCGTTGTTGCCGCCGGCATTCGGGCTGGCCACCAGGTAGTTGCCGTTGCCCAGCGGCGTCACGGCGCTGATGTCCAGTCCCGTGCTGCTGTCCACCGCCTTGAAGCCCACGCGGTCATTGGCCGCGGTTCCCACCAGACTGTTGAGGCTGTTGACCGCGCCGCTGACGCCGCCCGCGCCGCTGCCCCAGGTCACGGCCCCGGCATCGGTCAGGGCGCCGTTGTCCCAGCGTGAGCTGCTCACCACATAGTCGCCGGTGGCCAGCGCCGTGACGCCGGTGGCGCCCACCTTGTCGTTGGTCTGGCTGCCCACCAGGCTGTTGGCGGCGCCGACAACGCCGGTCGTGCCGGTGCTGCCGTTGCCCCATGTCACGGCGCCTGCGTCCACCACACCGCCGTTGTCCCACTGCGAGCTGCGCACCACATAGTTGCCGTTGGCCAGCGCCGTGACACCGTCGGAGCCCAGAAAATCGCTGGCGCTGCTGCCCAGCAAGCTGTTGCCCGCGTTGATGGAGCCGACCAGCCCGGTGCTGCCATTGCCCCAGGTGATGGCGCCTACATTGACCAGTGCGCCGCTGTCCCACAACGGGCTGCGCACCACGTAGTTGCCATTGGTCAATGCCGTAATGCCGTAGTTGCCGACGGCATCATTGGCCTGCAGGCCGACAAAGCTGTTGGCGGCGCTGACGGGGCCGACCAGGCCCGTCGCGCCATTGACCCACGTGGCCGCGCCGGCATCGGCGATTGCGCCGTTATCCCAGACGGGCGAACTCACCACATAGTTGCCATTGCTCAGCACGGTGACTCCGGTGCCGTTGCCGGAGCCCACCTGGTCACTCGCCTGGGTGCCGTACAGGCTGTTGGCGGTACTGATGTCGCCGGTGATGCCGGTGGCGCCGTTGGCCCAGACCACGGCGCCCGCATTGGAGATGGCGCCGTTGTCCCAGAGACGGTTGCTCACCACGTAGTTGCCGTTGGGCAGCGCCGTCACGACGCTGCCGATGTAGTCGCCGTCATGGGTGCCGTGCAGGCTGTTGGCCAGGGTAATGTTGCCGGTAAGGCCGGTGCTGCCGTTGCCCCAGATGGTGGCGCCGACCCTGACGCCGCCGCTGGACCAGTTCGGGGCATTGACCACATAGTTGCCGTTGCTCAATGCGATCGCGGCCACGGTAAGGTCGTTGTTCGAGGTGCCCACCAGGCTGTTGGCCGCCGAGACCACACCGCTGGTGCCGGTCGCGCCATTGCCCCACGTGATGGCGCCGGCATTGAGCAGGCCGCCGGTGTCCCACTGCGTGGAGGACACCACATAGTTGCCGTTGGTCAGCGCGGTGATGGTGCCGCCCACGTTGTCGTTCAAGGTGCTGCCCACCAGGCTGTTGGCCGCGGTGATGGCGCCGCTGACGCCGGTGGTGCCATTGCCCCAGGTGGCCGAGCCGGCATTGACGACGGCGCCGTTGTCCCAGTTGGGGTTGCGCACCACATAGTTGCCGTTGGACAGCGGGGTCACGCCGAACAAGCCCACGTTGTCGCTGGCGGTGCTGCCCACCAGGCTGTTGGCCGCGCTGACGGCGCCGGCAGTGCCGGTCGCGCCGTTGCCCCAGGTGGCGGCGCCCGCGTCGGCAATGGCGCCGTTGTCCCATATCGAGCTTCGGACCACATAGTTGCCATTGGTCAGCGCGATGACCTCCCGGTTGCCCACGTTGTCATTGGCGGTGGTGCCGTAAAGACTGTTGGCGGTGCTGACCACACCATTAATGCCCGTCGCCGCGCTGCCCCAGGTCGCCGCGCCGGCGGCAGCCACAGCACCGTTACTCCAGAACTGGCTGCGCACCACATAGTTTCCGTTGGACAGCGCCGTCGCGCTGGTGCCCACGCGGTCGTTGGCCCGGCTGCCCGTCATGGTCGACACCAGGGCGCCCGTGGTGGTGTCGAACAGGTAGACCGCACCTGCATTGGAGGCGGCCAGGCTGTCGGTAGTCACCGTGATCACGGCCTTGCCGTTTTCGGTGAACACGCCGTTGGTGGTGGTGCCCAGCAAGGTGGTGTTGGCGCCGAACTGGTTGCCGGGCGTGGCGTGCGGATCGACCAGCGCATAGGCGGCCGGGCCGGCGGTGTCGCTGATGATGATGTTGGCCGGATCCAGCAGCAGCGTGCCGCCCACGCCCGCATCGGCCTGGCCGCCGTAAGTCAGCTGGCCCTTGCCCGAGACTTCAATGCGGCCGGCGCCTGTGGCGCTGGCGCTGCCGTAGTAGTCGGTCTGCCCGTCGGACCAGACCACGATCTCGCCGTTCGCGCCGTTGGCCTTGAGTGTGGTCGCGCCGTTGACGAAAGTGGTTTGCGCATTCATCACGCCGGCGTCGCGGCCCTGGAAGCCGCCGCCTACGCGGATCAACCCGCCGCGTTCGCTGCCCGAGGCGTCCAGCCTGGCCGCCGCCAGCGAGACGCGGTTGCCCAGCGTGTCAATCGTGCCGCCGCGCTGGCCGGTGGCGCTCAGCGTGCCGGAGCTGAAAAAGCTCTCATCGCCCTGCAGCGAAATCGCGCCACCTTGCGTGGCGCCGTCGGCCTTCAGGTTGGCCGAAGCCGTCTGCACGATGGCCTGTGTAGCGCGGTAGGCGATGCTGCCGCCCTCGCCCGCCGCGCCGCTGGCGTTCGCCGTGCCGGCATCCAGGATAGCGCGGCCCTTCAGGTCGATACGGCCACCTTCGGCGCCTGACGCGTCCAGTGTTCCGGCCTGCACGATGAAGTCGCCTTCCAGCGCGATCCGGCCCTTGCTGGCGTTCAGCGTTTTGGCCTCGACGATGCCGGCGTTGTTGACGACGCCCGAGCTCAGCGCATCAAATGCCCTGGCCGAGAGCAGCACCTGCCCGCCGTTGGCCTGGATGAGTTGCCTGTTCTCGGCCAGCGCGTTGATGGCGCCCTGGTCGATGCTGTAGCCCAGCAGGCTGCCGTTGTCGATGTTCAGCGTGACCTTGTTGCCGGCGGCGAGGAGTGCCGTGCCCAGGCTGGCCGTCATCACGCCTTCGTTGCGCACTTCAGGCGCCAGCAGCGCCAGGTAGCCGCCAGGCGCGGCATTGAGCGTGCCCTGGTTGACCACCGAGCCACCCGAGCCGGTGAACACATGGTTGCCGGCCATGAAGTCGGCATTGCTCATGCTGAGCGTTGAGGCCACCAGGCCGCCGACATTGACCTGCGAGCCCGCGCCAAACAGCACGCCATTCGGGTTGAGGATGAAGACCTGCCCATTGGCCGTCAGGCTGCCCAGCAGTTCACTCGGGCTGCTGCCGGTGATGCGGTTCAACGCGATGGCCGCAGCATTGGGCTGGTTGAAGATCAGCGCCTCCTGCGCTGCCGTCGACAAGCTGGTCCAGTCGATGGCCATGCGCTGGCTGGCCTGGTGAATGGTGGTGGTGTTGCCCAGCGTGGAAACACTGCCGGCGCCGGCGGACACGCTGGCATCGGCCGCATTGGCCGCAAGCGCCTCATGGGCCGGCGCCGCCAGCGCAGCGACCAGCACCAGCGCCGCCCGGCACGCGGTGTTCAGGCGAAAGCCGCCGGCCTGCAAAGCTGCCGGCGCCAGGCCGCCGGGCACCGGGCTCCCCTTGCCGCGCCCTTTGGCGTTTTCAGCCACCGCCACCCAGAGGCTGAGTGCGGTGTTCCAGACCAATCGGTAAATGCGGTTCATGCTGGCATGTGATTTCATGGAGGGCTTTCAGGGTACGCGTGGCGCACTCCGCACGCGCGGACTGCAACAAAATCGTTAATGTCGCCATCTGTTGCCGCGCTGTCTGTCCCTTGTTCTGGGGACAGGGTCCCGTCTTTTGCAGTCGCGCTGCAGTCGTGCGGGCAGCCGTGTCCCCAGATATAGGGACATGCCCCCACCCGCTGTTGACGCACAATGCGTGTATTTCGGCCGTCCTCTTTTTCTCCCCTTTTCTTTTCACCCTGTAGGGGCGGCCATGCATGCGCAGCGCATGCGACAACGCAGGAACCGACATGCAGTCCAGCCCCACCCCACCGCTGATCCATGTGGCGCTTGTCGAAGACGACGTTCACTTCCAGAACGCCATCGTGACCGCCATCGCAGCCTCGCCCGACATCCGGCTGATGAGCCTGGCCAGCACGCGTGCGCAGGGCTTGCAGTCGCTGCAAAGCGCACCGGCCGACGTGCTGCTGGTGGACCTGGGATTGCCCGACGGCTCTGGCATCGACGTGATCCACGCCGCGCATGAGCGGTGGCCCACCTGCGCCGTCATGGTGTGCACGGCCTTTGGCGATGAGGCGCATGTGCTGCAGTCCATCGAGGCGGGTGCCTCGGGCTACCTGCTCAAGGACAGCGAACCCGAGAACATGCTGGACGAAATCCGCAGCCTGCACGGCGGCGGCAGCCCCATCAGCCCGCTGATCGCGCGGCAGATCCTGATGCGCTTTCGCGCATCGCCCGCCGCGACTGCGCCCTTATCCCTGTCGACATCCGCCGCACCGGCCGCGGTGCCCGCCACGGGCGAAAACGCCGTGCTGTCCGCCCGCGAAAAGGAAGTGCTGGAGCTGATCACCAAAGGTTTTACCGCCGACGAAATCGCCCGGCTGATGCAGGTGTCGCAGCACACGGTGCAAACCTATGTGCGGCGCATCTACAGCAAGCTCAATGTGAATTCCCGGGCCGAAGCGATCTATGAAGCCAGGCACCAGGGCATTTTGGCGGCCTGACGTGCTGGCGCGCTTTGTTCGCCTGCTGCTCGTATGCGGCGGCCTGCTCGCAGCAGGCCCCTGGGCATGGGCCGCGGACGCGGTGGTGCACTACACCCGCGCCGAGATGCTCCGCGAAGAGGGGCCCCGCTTCAAGCCGCTGGCGGCGCAAGTCGACGAAGCCGCCCTGCCGGGCAACTGGACGACGGTGGAGCTGCCGCTGGTCATTCCCAAATCTGCGGCCCTCCCTGCAGCATCACCTGCGGCGTCAGGCACCGCAAAACCGCCCCTCGTCACCACCTGGCTGCGCGTGCGGCTCGATGAGCTGCAGGGCATGCGCACGCCCACCCATTTCTACCTGATCCGCTGGCTCGCGGCCGGCCAGATCGCGGTCTATGCCGACGGCAAACTGCGCTACCGCTCCACGGGCAGCCCGGTGTGGAATTTGTTCAACCACCCGGCGCTGCTGCTGCCGCTGAACCTGACCGCCGACAGCGCGCCGCCCCGGACCCTGCTGATCCGCATGGACAGCCTGCCCTCGCCCGAGGCGGCGATTTCGTCCTTCTACGCGGGCGACTCCAACAGCCTGATCGAGATGGCCGCCAAACGCGACTGGCTGGCCTACCAGTTGCCCTTCATGAGCAGTGCCGCGTTTTTGGCGGTCGGGATTTTTTCGCTGGCGGTGTGGGTGATCCGCCGCCACCCGGCCAGCCTGCTGCTGTTCGTGATTGCCCTGATGGGCGCGATACGGCGCTGGCATTTTCAGCTGGGCCCTGAAAAACTCATCGTCAGCGACGCGTGGTTCATCTGGCTCACCCTCAATGCCCTGATGTGGCAGCTGCTGGCGCTGCACCACTTCATGCAACTGCTGCACGGTCGCGTCATGCGCCGGCTCGGCTGGCTGATGCTGGGCATCGCCGTGGTTTTTTCCGTCATCACGCTGCCCTTCGCCTCGCTCGTGCCCAGCCTGCTGGTGATCAGGCCCTACGCCCACCTGCTGCTGATCAGCATGGGCACGGTGGTCACCGCCATCGGCCTCTGGCACTCCTGGCGCAGCCCCTCGCCGGACGCGAAGATGCTGTCGTTCGCGCTGCTGATCAGCTATGTCTTCGGCTTTTACGACTGGGCGCGGCTCAAGTACGTGCTGGACCTGGAAAGCTACTACCTGACGCCTTACGCGGCCATGATTCTTTTTGCGGTGTTCGTCGTGATCATGTTCCGCCAGTATGTGGGCGCGCTGGCCACGGTGGAGCAGCTCAACAGCGGGCTGGAAGAACGCCTCAAGAACCGGGAAACCGAACTGGCGGCAAGCTACGAAAAACTGCGCGAAGCCGAGCAGCGGCAAACCCTGAGCCAGGAGCGCCAGCGCCTCACGCAGGACATGCACGACGGCCTGGGCTCCTCGCTGGTCAGCGCCCTGCGCGTGGTCGAGGGCGGGCGGCTCAGCGAGGCCGACGTGGCCGAAGTCTTGAGGGGCTGCATCGACGACCTCAAGCTGACCATCGACTCCATGGAGCCGGTGGAGGCTGACCTGCTGCTCTTGCTGGCCACCCTGCGCTTTCGCCTGGGGCCGCGGCTGGCAGGCGCGGGGGTGTCGCTGCAATGGGAGATCTCCGATGTGCCGCCGCTGCCCTGGCTTGACCCGCGCAACGCGCTGCACATCCTGCGCATCCTGCAGGAGGCTTTCACCAACACCCTCAAGCACACCCGCGCCACACAGATGCGCGTGACGACCGGCGCGCAAGACGGCTATGTCACCGTGACCATCACCGACAACGGCGGCGGCTTTCCGGTCGACCAGGCACTGGCCGGCGGCGGCAAAGGCCTGGCCAACCAGCAGCGCCGGGCCCAGGCCATAGGCGCCGAGATTGTGCTCACCACCAATGACGCGGGCACCACGCTGGTCCTGAAGCTGCCGGAAAAGCGCCTCCCGGGCTGAGCGCCTGTTTGCTACTCTTTTGATAGCGACTTGCCCAGGCGGCGATTGGGCTGGAGGCTGATTTTGCTTAAAAGACTGCGGCGCCGCACTGCCCCGCCGCGCAAGCCGCCACCCGGCCTGGGGCATGGCCATTCATCCCTCTTCATAATCACCCCATGAAGATTTCACGCCACCCCTTTCGCGCGCTGACCGGCGTTGTTCTTGCGGCCCTGTTCAGCGGCCTTGCCGGCGCACAGGCGCTCAAACCCTCCAGCGCCATCGCTGCGCCCGCATCAGCCCCCGCCGCAACGTCACCCCACCCCCTGACAGGCACCTGGAGCTGGACGCTGCCCGGAAAGACCTGCACCGAAACCTTGCAATACCGCGCCGACGGCAAACGCCTGGGCACCAGCGGCGAAGAAACCACCCAGGCCGACTACCAGGTACCGGCCAAACCCACGACCACGGGCTTTTACCCGCTGACTGAAACGATCACGGGCAGCAACGGCAAGCGCGACTGCTCGGGCGACCTGCATGCCGACGGGGACGAAAGCGTGATCCGCTTCCTCCAGTTCAGCCCAAAGCAGGACCAGTTCATCGTGTGCAAGACCGCCTCGCTGGAGGCCTGCTTCGGGCCGCTCAAGCGGGTGCCGGACTGATCAGTATTTGTATTTGGAGCCGCAACCGATGACGTGGTTGCGGTCGCTGGACATGCACTGGTAAAACAATTTTTTGTTGCCGGTGGCCGACTCGCAATCGGCCGGCGTGGTTTTTGAAAGCCCCTCGCGCAGCTTGCTTGCCACGCCTTCGAATTCGGCGGCGCCGGTGTAACCCTGCTGGACGTTGCGCTGGCCCGTCTCCAGCATGGTCTTGACCTGCGAGCGCACGTTTTCCACCGCGGTGCCGCAGGACAAGGGCACGCTTTTCGGATCCACCTTCTTGAGCGCGACCTCCATGCCACTCATCAGTTCCCGGGTGTCCTTGGGAATCGGCTTGGTGCCTCCCAGGTTGTTTGCACTGGTGCTGCTGGTGCTGCTGGTGCTGCTGGTGCTGCTGGTGCTGCTGCCGGTGCCGCGGCCGCCCTGCAGCTTCATCGGCTCCACCTCCTTGTCGGAAGGGGGCGGCTGGGAGCCATAGTGGGTCTTGCCGCTGGCATCCACCCATTTGTAAACCGGCTGGGCCTGGCCGCCGTGCCACACCGCCAGCAACGCGGCTGCCATCAAAATCGTTCGCCATTGTTTTTTCAGCATGTGCATCCTTGCAGGGCTCGTGTCCGATGCGGCACGAATGGCTGAAATTGTAGGGGGCCGCCTGCCGCGCCCGCGGCTTTTTCAGGCGCGCGCCGGCCCGGAAACCAGGCTGTCCAGTACGCCCGGCGCGAAGTGCTCACCGATGTAGTCAGCCAGGCCATCGAACACCGAGTCCAGCGTGGGCACGGCCGCGCCGAACAGGGCTTTGAGCACGCGCGGGTCTTCAAACATGCCGTGCAAATACAGGCCCAGCACATTGCCCGCCTGGTTCTGCCAGGCCAGGCCTTCGGGCATCACGGCATACGCCACGTCGCCCGCCGCCGCCATCGCTGAATGCGGGGCGGTCTGGCCGTGGTGAATCTCGTAGCCCTGCACCTCGACATTTGACAAACCGGTCCACAGCCCGTGCAGCGGCGTGAACGCAGCCTGCCGGTGCTGCACGGTCTTGGCTTCGTCAAACACCGTGACCACCGGCAGCAGGCCCAGGCCGGGCGCGTTGCCGTCAATGCCGTGCGGGTCGATCAAGGCCTCGCCCAGCATTTGCAGGCCGCCGCAAATGCCCAGCACCGCGCCGCCCCGGCCCGCGTGTGCGGCAACGGCCTGGTCCAGGCCCTGCGCGCGCAGCCAGGCCAGGTCACCGCTGGTGTGTTTGGAGCCCGGCAGGATCACCCAGTCAGCGCCCATCAGGTCGGCCGGGCTGCGCACCCATTTCAGGCGCACGCCGGGCACGTTTTTCAGCGGCTGGAATTCATCGAGGTTGCTGATGCGCGGGTAGGCGATCACCGCCACGGTCCGGGTCACGGCACCGCTGGCGACGCTGCGGTCGTCAAAAACGCCATCCTCTTCAGGCAGGCCGTGCTGCCACCACATCGGCAGCGTGGCCACAGTCGGAATACCGGTCATGTCCTGCAGCATTTGCGGGCCGGGCGCCAGCAACCGGGCGTCGCCTCTGAATTTGTTGAGCACAAAACCCTTGATGAGTTGGCGCTCCGATTCGTCGAGCATCGCCCAGGTGCCGTACAGGTGCGCAAACGCACCGCCACGGTCGATGTCGGTCACCAGCAGGCAGGCGGCGTTGGCGTGTTGCGCCGCGCGCATGTTGACGATGTCGCTGGCCTTGAGGTTGATCTCGGCGGGCGAACCGGCACCCTCCATCACCACCACATCGTTTTCTTCCAGCAGCTCATCGAGCGCACGCGCCACCACCGGCCAGACCGACGCGCTGCGGCCGCGCCACTCCATGCGCGAGAGTTCGGCATTCACCTGCCCCATCAGCACGACCTGGCTTTGGGTGTCTTTTTCGGGCTTGAGCAGCAGCGGGTTCATGCGCACATCGGGCACCGCGTTGGCCGCGAGCGACTGGAAATACTGGGCAGAGCCGATCTCGCCCTGCGCCACCACCCTGGCGTTGTTGCTCATGTTCTGCGCTTTAAAGGGCGCTACCTTCAAACCCTGGCGCGCGTAATAACGGCACAGCGCGGTCGTCAGCCAGCTTTTGCCGGCGCCGCTGGTGGTGCCCAGCACCATCACACTTTTTGCGGTCATTGGCTTGCCTTGATGAGTTGTTGCCATGCATTGTGCAGGTCGTCCTGCGCGCCAGGCGGCAGCACACCCAGGCGCACATGGCCTGGCAAGCCAAATGAGGTGGTGTCGCGCAGCTTGATGCCACTCGCGCGCAACGCGGCCAGCGCCTGTTGCAAATCAAGCCCCTCGGGCAAGGCCGGCTGCGCACAAAAGAAGTTGGCCTCACCAGGCAGGCACTTCCAGCCCAGCGATTCGCAGACGCCGATCTGCCGGGCTTTCCATTCACGCAAGGTCTCGAGGCTGGCGGCCAGCCAGTCCTGCGCCTCGCGGCCAGTCCAGGCCTGCAGCATGGCCACGCCGTGCGCGCCCACCGGCCATGAGGGGCAGAGCTGCTCCAGCGCTTGAGCAGCATCGACCCGGCCCACGGGCGCAATTGCGTAGGCGGCGCGCACGCCGGTCAGGCCGAGCGCCTTGTTGGGCGTCCAGATTTGCCAGGTGGTTTGCAACTGCTGCGGCGACAGCGTTGGCGCGCTGCCAAGGCGCAAGGGTTCATAGGCGCGGTCCAGCACCACAAAGGTGTGCGCTTTTTGTTCAGCCGCCAGCGCCTGCAAACCGGCTTGCGCTGCCCCGGCCGGACTGGAAGGCTCGCAGGCCCACAGCAGTTGCGCATCGGCAGGCTGCCCCGCCACCGCAAGCCGGTGCGCCGCGGCGGCCTGGGCGTAGTCGCCATAACTCATCGGCGGCAACCAGGCGGAGCGCGCACCGCCTTGCACGGCCAGCGCCGTGATGCGAAAGATAAATTCGCTGGCGCTGCCGGCCAGCAGCACACGCGCTTCGTCAACCTGGTGAAAGGCCGCCAGTTGGGCCCGCAGTGCCGTGTAGCCGGCGTCGGGGTAACGCGTGGCATCGGCCCGGCTGACCGCAGCCTGCGCCGCGGGGCAAGGACCGCAGGCGTTGCTGTTGGTGGAAAAGTCATGCAGCGGCACGCCGAGCCCGTCCGGCCCGCCGTGGATGCGCGCATGCCTGGCAAGGCCTGCGCTCATGACCACGCCCCGATTGCTACAAAAATCATAGCTATAAGTGCAACATACATAAGGGCTTGAAGCACTTTTGACCCAAAATTTTGAGCCTGAACGACATCCGCCGCGCCGGGGGACCGCCCTTGCGGGTTGAGGCTGTAA harbors:
- a CDS encoding cobyric acid synthase, whose protein sequence is MTAKSVMVLGTTSGAGKSWLTTALCRYYARQGLKVAPFKAQNMSNNARVVAQGEIGSAQYFQSLAANAVPDVRMNPLLLKPEKDTQSQVVLMGQVNAELSRMEWRGRSASVWPVVARALDELLEENDVVVMEGAGSPAEINLKASDIVNMRAAQHANAACLLVTDIDRGGAFAHLYGTWAMLDESERQLIKGFVLNKFRGDARLLAPGPQMLQDMTGIPTVATLPMWWQHGLPEEDGVFDDRSVASGAVTRTVAVIAYPRISNLDEFQPLKNVPGVRLKWVRSPADLMGADWVILPGSKHTSGDLAWLRAQGLDQAVAAHAGRGGAVLGICGGLQMLGEALIDPHGIDGNAPGLGLLPVVTVFDEAKTVQHRQAAFTPLHGLWTGLSNVEVQGYEIHHGQTAPHSAMAAAGDVAYAVMPEGLAWQNQAGNVLGLYLHGMFEDPRVLKALFGAAVPTLDSVFDGLADYIGEHFAPGVLDSLVSGPARA
- a CDS encoding filamentous hemagglutinin N-terminal domain-containing protein, producing MKSHASMNRIYRLVWNTALSLWVAVAENAKGRGKGSPVPGGLAPAALQAGGFRLNTACRAALVLVAALAAPAHEALAANAADASVSAGAGSVSTLGNTTTIHQASQRMAIDWTSLSTAAQEALIFNQPNAAAIALNRITGSSPSELLGSLTANGQVFILNPNGVLFGAGSQVNVGGLVASTLSMSNADFMAGNHVFTGSGGSVVNQGTLNAAPGGYLALLAPEVRNEGVMTASLGTALLAAGNKVTLNIDNGSLLGYSIDQGAINALAENRQLIQANGGQVLLSARAFDALSSGVVNNAGIVEAKTLNASKGRIALEGDFIVQAGTLDASGAEGGRIDLKGRAILDAGTANASGAAGEGGSIAYRATQAIVQTASANLKADGATQGGAISLQGDESFFSSGTLSATGQRGGTIDTLGNRVSLAAARLDASGSERGGLIRVGGGFQGRDAGVMNAQTTFVNGATTLKANGANGEIVVWSDGQTDYYGSASATGAGRIEVSGKGQLTYGGQADAGVGGTLLLDPANIIISDTAGPAAYALVDPHATPGNQFGANTTLLGTTTNGVFTENGKAVITVTTDSLAASNAGAVYLFDTTTGALVSTMTGSRANDRVGTSATALSNGNYVVRSQFWSNGAVAAAGAATWGSAATGINGVVSTANSLYGTTANDNVGNREVIALTNGNYVVRSSIWDNGAIADAGAATWGNGATGTAGAVSAANSLVGSTASDNVGLFGVTPLSNGNYVVRNPNWDNGAVVNAGSATWGNGTTGVSGAITAANSLVGSTLNDNVGGTITALTNGNYVVSSTQWDTGGLLNAGAITWGNGATGTSGVVSAANSLVGTSNNDLTVAAIALSNGNYVVNAPNWSSGGVRVGATIWGNGSTGLTGNITLANSLHGTHDGDYIGSVVTALPNGNYVVSNRLWDNGAISNAGAVVWANGATGITGDISTANSLYGTQASDQVGSGNGTGVTVLSNGNYVVSSPVWDNGAIADAGAATWVNGATGLVGPVSAANSFVGLQANDAVGNYGITALTNGNYVVRSPLWDSGALVNVGAITWGNGSTGLVGSINAGNSLLGSSASDFLGSDGVTALANGNYVVRSSQWDNGGVVDAGAVTWGNGSTGTTGVVGAANSLVGSQTNDKVGATGVTALATGDYVVSSSRWDNGALTDAGAVTWGSGAGGVSGAVNSLNSLVGTAANDRVGFKAVDSSTGLDISAVTPLGNGNYLVASPNAGGNNGQVLMGTPRGISYANGTGQTMSFNPSALSATLAGGTAVTLQASNDITVNSNINVAGTAGGALNLQAGRNINLNSVINTANGAFTASAGDAGALPADRQAGAAGINFGAGSAINAGTGVVTLRVNGVWVGGTPLPVATSTSGGELMAQYSAVLQGMQAEQGENLLNPRQQRSVGDRPEGTATRVEGCGVRMPVGFDADEC
- a CDS encoding DUF4124 domain-containing protein, with product MLKKQWRTILMAAALLAVWHGGQAQPVYKWVDASGKTHYGSQPPPSDKEVEPMKLQGGRGTGSSTSSTSSTSSTSSTSANNLGGTKPIPKDTRELMSGMEVALKKVDPKSVPLSCGTAVENVRSQVKTMLETGQRNVQQGYTGAAEFEGVASKLREGLSKTTPADCESATGNKKLFYQCMSSDRNHVIGCGSKYKY
- a CDS encoding sensor histidine kinase yields the protein MKPGTRAFWRPDVLARFVRLLLVCGGLLAAGPWAWAADAVVHYTRAEMLREEGPRFKPLAAQVDEAALPGNWTTVELPLVIPKSAALPAASPAASGTAKPPLVTTWLRVRLDELQGMRTPTHFYLIRWLAAGQIAVYADGKLRYRSTGSPVWNLFNHPALLLPLNLTADSAPPRTLLIRMDSLPSPEAAISSFYAGDSNSLIEMAAKRDWLAYQLPFMSSAAFLAVGIFSLAVWVIRRHPASLLLFVIALMGAIRRWHFQLGPEKLIVSDAWFIWLTLNALMWQLLALHHFMQLLHGRVMRRLGWLMLGIAVVFSVITLPFASLVPSLLVIRPYAHLLLISMGTVVTAIGLWHSWRSPSPDAKMLSFALLISYVFGFYDWARLKYVLDLESYYLTPYAAMILFAVFVVIMFRQYVGALATVEQLNSGLEERLKNRETELAASYEKLREAEQRQTLSQERQRLTQDMHDGLGSSLVSALRVVEGGRLSEADVAEVLRGCIDDLKLTIDSMEPVEADLLLLLATLRFRLGPRLAGAGVSLQWEISDVPPLPWLDPRNALHILRILQEAFTNTLKHTRATQMRVTTGAQDGYVTVTITDNGGGFPVDQALAGGGKGLANQQRRAQAIGAEIVLTTNDAGTTLVLKLPEKRLPG
- a CDS encoding aminotransferase class I/II-fold pyridoxal phosphate-dependent enzyme, with protein sequence MSAGLARHARIHGGPDGLGVPLHDFSTNSNACGPCPAAQAAVSRADATRYPDAGYTALRAQLAAFHQVDEARVLLAGSASEFIFRITALAVQGGARSAWLPPMSYGDYAQAAAAHRLAVAGQPADAQLLWACEPSSPAGAAQAGLQALAAEQKAHTFVVLDRAYEPLRLGSAPTLSPQQLQTTWQIWTPNKALGLTGVRAAYAIAPVGRVDAAQALEQLCPSWPVGAHGVAMLQAWTGREAQDWLAASLETLREWKARQIGVCESLGWKCLPGEANFFCAQPALPEGLDLQQALAALRASGIKLRDTTSFGLPGHVRLGVLPPGAQDDLHNAWQQLIKASQ
- a CDS encoding response regulator transcription factor, which translates into the protein MQSSPTPPLIHVALVEDDVHFQNAIVTAIAASPDIRLMSLASTRAQGLQSLQSAPADVLLVDLGLPDGSGIDVIHAAHERWPTCAVMVCTAFGDEAHVLQSIEAGASGYLLKDSEPENMLDEIRSLHGGGSPISPLIARQILMRFRASPAATAPLSLSTSAAPAAVPATGENAVLSAREKEVLELITKGFTADEIARLMQVSQHTVQTYVRRIYSKLNVNSRAEAIYEARHQGILAA